In one window of Cydia pomonella isolate Wapato2018A chromosome 16, ilCydPomo1, whole genome shotgun sequence DNA:
- the LOC133526371 gene encoding brachyurin-like — MKLLVALALVGLVGSALAEEFVAPIEVDYHNKIGIPEAARIKAAEEALDFDGGRIVGGAAAGLGQYPYLGGLVITMTTGATSVCGSSLLSNTRAVTAAHCWRSSGGSARSFTVVLGSTLLFSGGTRITTTDVTTHGSYNMWTLVNDVAIIRLGWVTYTNTIRNIPLASGTNQFVGTWAWAAGFGRTSDTAGIGNNQFLSHVQVQVITNAVCQQTYGSTTVQASTICVATTGGRGTCGGDSGGPLVANNQLIGITSFGHVSGCQRGFPAGFARVTAFNAWLSSQL, encoded by the exons ATGAAACTGCTGGTTGCTTTGGCTTTGGTGGGTCTGGTGGGGTCGGCGCTGGCCGAGGAGTTCGTGGCGCCTATTGAGGTGGATTACCACAACAAGATCGGTATCCCCGAGGCTGCCCGCATCAAGGCCGCTGAAGAGGCCCTGGATTTCGATGGCGGGAGGATCGTGGGAGGCGCTGCTGCAGGACTCGGACAGTACCCTTACCTT GGCGGTCTAGTCATCACCATGACAACCGGCGCCACCTCCGTCTGCGGCTCCTCTCTCCTCTCCAACACCCGCGCCGTCACCGCCGCCCATTGCTGGCGGTCCTCCGGCGGCTCTGCCCGCTCCTTCACCGTGGTCCTCGGCTCCACCCTGCTCTTCTCCGGTGGCACCAGGATCACCACCACCGATGTCACGACGCACGGCAGCTATAATATGTGGACCCTCGTTAACGATGTTGCTATCATTCGTTTGGGCTGGGTTACCTACACTA ACACCATTCGCAACATCCCTCTCGCCTCCGGAACTAATCAGTTCGTCGGCACCTGGGCCTGGGCTGCTGGCTTCGGCAGAACCAGCGACA CCGCCGGCATCGGCAACAACCAGTTCCTCTCGCACGTGCAGGTGCAGGTTATCACCAACGCCGTGTGCCAGCAGACCTACGGCTCCACCACCGTTCAGGCCTCCACCATCTGTGTGGCCACCACCGGCGGCCGCGGTACCTGCGGTGGCGACTCCGGCGGTCCTCTGGTCGCCAACAACCAGCTG ATCGGTATCACCTCGTTCGGACACGTCAGCGGCTGCCAGCGCGGCTTCCCCGCCGGCTTCGCCCGTGTTACGGCCTTCAACGCCTGGCTCTCGTCTCAGCTTTAA